One genomic segment of Virgibacillus doumboii includes these proteins:
- a CDS encoding NAD(P)/FAD-dependent oxidoreductase — translation METADAVVIGGGVIGTSIAYQLSKHRKKVVLLEKGDIGAQTSGACDKAIFLQSKKPGFPIKLAKESRKIYENLEVELETSIEFKRAGGMIVIEKEAHLPFMKGFVKKQNKAGIDVKMLDRKEALAWQPSLSQYIEGATFSKEDAEVNPLLLTQAFAEAAKRKGVDIRTHTEVKGITVKKGKVTGVKTTNDYFATDTVINAAGPFAAKIAEMAGVRLTIMPRRGVVLITEKMGPTINGNVLCSQYIAAKHLEGNDETAPPFGIGLSLGQTASGNLLIGGSREFNGFTRAVGPEVLSAIAAHAGRIAPALKNIRIIRSMAGFRPFTGDGLPFIDESSEVKGLITAAGHEGDGIALAPITGVLVASLAEGGSEYDDLLKPLKMDRLLEV, via the coding sequence ATGGAAACTGCAGATGCTGTTGTAATTGGCGGTGGTGTAATCGGAACATCGATTGCCTATCAGCTGTCAAAACATCGTAAAAAAGTTGTTTTGCTGGAAAAAGGGGATATTGGTGCACAAACTTCAGGCGCGTGTGATAAAGCAATTTTTTTACAGTCAAAAAAGCCGGGATTTCCTATTAAACTAGCGAAAGAAAGCAGAAAAATCTACGAGAATCTGGAGGTAGAACTGGAGACTTCCATTGAATTCAAAAGAGCTGGCGGGATGATTGTGATTGAAAAAGAAGCGCATCTCCCTTTTATGAAAGGTTTTGTAAAAAAGCAAAATAAAGCTGGAATCGATGTAAAAATGCTGGACCGGAAAGAAGCGCTGGCCTGGCAGCCAAGTTTATCGCAGTATATTGAAGGTGCTACTTTCAGTAAAGAGGATGCAGAAGTCAATCCGCTACTGTTAACCCAGGCTTTCGCCGAGGCTGCCAAACGAAAAGGGGTGGATATCCGGACACATACGGAAGTCAAGGGGATTACAGTTAAAAAAGGGAAAGTGACAGGTGTCAAGACAACTAATGATTATTTTGCAACCGACACGGTTATTAATGCAGCAGGTCCATTTGCAGCTAAAATAGCAGAAATGGCAGGGGTAAGGCTGACAATTATGCCTCGCCGGGGTGTGGTTCTGATAACGGAAAAAATGGGTCCAACTATTAATGGCAATGTATTATGTTCCCAATACATTGCTGCTAAACATCTGGAGGGAAATGATGAGACAGCTCCACCATTTGGTATCGGGCTTTCGCTTGGACAGACAGCCAGTGGGAATTTACTGATTGGGGGAAGCAGAGAATTTAATGGGTTTACGAGAGCGGTTGGACCGGAAGTTCTTTCGGCAATTGCTGCACATGCAGGCAGGATTGCGCCGGCACTTAAAAATATTCGAATTATCCGCTCGATGGCAGGATTCAGGCCGTTTACCGGTGATGGACTTCCGTTTATCGATGAATCGAGTGAGGTGAAAGGTTTAATTACTGCTGCAGGTCATGAGGGGGATGGGATTGCACTTGCACCGATCACCGGTGTGTTGGTTGCCAGCTTGGCAGAAGGGGGGTCAGAATATGACGATTTGCTTAAGCCACTAAAAATGGACCGTCTGCTGGAAGTTTAG